The Mucilaginibacter rubeus genomic interval AAGACGTATTATACGGAAAGTCAGCAGTTATTTGAGTAAGTTCCTGTTAAATTATCATTTGGATCACTGCCTCCTGTAGCGGTTGAAGATATCGATTGCTAATTTCTTGTAATGTCCGGCAATGAAATATGAGCATATCTTTATTAGCGATCAACTGAAAGGGGCTTCCTTTGTCATGCAGCAGGCAGCCAGGAATGTAATGGCCGGCGAGCGGATCACTGTAATCTCCCCGACGCAAATCCTGAATGCAGAGACTGAGGCAGCAATAAATGCTTCCAGCAAAAGTGCCGGTAAAAACAAGTTGATATTCTAGGCAAAGAACTCGGCCACCGGGGTATTACCGTTAACTCATTCATACTTGTGGGTAATTGATCAGGCAAGCATAGAAAAGAAAGCAGACTTGCTTTGTCATCGAAAAGTAATCAAAATTCTTTGTAGTAATTGTTTTCGGTTGGATGTCGTTAAATGATAATACATATTAGTTAATATTATTTCATTTTTTTGCCTATTATTGGTTATAATGAATTTGATTTAGCTTTTTGTTAATTTATTTACCTGTTATATATGATTGCTGCAACCAAGAGTGATAGAAATGATATTGTCAGCATGCTGACAGAAGCTTTCGCTGACAATAAAAGTGTCAATTATATCATTGCAGATCCGGGTGACAGAAAACAAATAAAGGCCCTGATGGGCTATTCATTTGATGTGTGCGAGATGTTCGGGAAGGTTTTTATTACTGAAGACCGCCGGGGGTGTGCACTTCTCCTGTACCCGCAGGAAAAGCGACCGACTCTTCGTGGGTTTTGGCTTGATATCAAACTTATTTTTCAGGCGGTGGGTATACTGAACATCGGAAAAGCATTAAACCGGGAGTCTGCGATTAAAAGATTACAACCGGGGGGAGCGATGGTTTATTTATGGTTTATAGGGGTCAGCCCGGAAAGTCAGCATCATGGGGTAGGATCGAAGCTCATGCAGGAAATTATCCAAATGGCTGACGATCAAAACCTGCCGGTCCTGCTTGAGACCTCTGTGCCCGAAAATATAGGCTGGTATTCCAGGTTTGGTTTTAAAACTTATGCTGAACTCGATTTAAGCTATACTTTGTACTTTTTGCGTCGTTAGGAGCGACTGATCAACCTATGCTGGTTTTTGGAACACAAATGCATCTGATCACTTTTGTATTTGTCGTGTTGGAGTTCTGTATGTTCATTTTCCAGCTGGCCAGGTTTTTCTACCGGCCCCAGGATAAACACCGGGATTACTACCTATTACTTTTATTATTGCTGTTGTTTTATAACATCACCGGCGGACTGTTTCCCGACACCTCCTTATCATGGCCGCTATCCATTCAATTGATTATTGCCTACGGCAGCGGATTTTTAATGGCCTCTTTCTTCCCGCTCTTCTTTTATAAAGTCATGGACCTGCCCGCATTACGGTGGCATGCCTATTATGGTGTTCCCTTATTTTTGATGCTGCCTTACCTTATATTTTTTGTGATCGATTATGCTATTAACAGGGATATTGATGCAGACTTAAAGTATGGACTTATAGCACCGTTCATCTATGCGATGGTGCTGCTTTATGTCATGTTTAAAAGTATCCGTGCAAAATATCTTTTAAAGCGGAACGAAAAGGAGTATTTTGAGGAGATCGCCATGTATCTGGCAGTAAGCCCCTGGGCGGCTTTAACGCTGTTTGGTGTAGTTGAAGCCAGCCAGGTAACAGAAGTCTTCTGCACGAACACAGGTATTGTTTTCATCACTTTTATTTTTTTGGCCCAGTCCGTCACGAAAGCGAGACATGAGCAGTTAGCCGAAGTTGTCTCCGGGAAAGAAGTATTTCTGCCGGATTTCGACGCACGCAGCAGGCAGTTTAAATTAACCAAGCGGGAAATTGAGATCGCCTTGCTTTTTCGTAAGGGACTCACCTATAATGAAATAGCGGATATCTTATTTATATCTGTTAAAACGGTTGGGAACCACGTTCAAAATATTTATGATAAAACGGGAGTGAACAATAAGGTTGCACTCATTCACAAATTATTTGAATAAGATGGGCGAACAGCTATAGGGATAAATACCCATATCTCCATTTTGAGTTAAATTCCCTATATGATGGGCGGGATTTAACGCGGTTATTTGCTTTATAGTTAACCGGTAAAGCAAATTTTGATTTATGCAGCCACATCACTTTTACTTAATAAGTACCCGGAAGTCATCGTTTCTGATAGCGGAAACCATGGCAAATAGTAGCGGGACTTCGCTGATACAGCCATCAGAAATTTTGAGAAACCCTGATGGTTGAAGTTGAATGCATGTATAGGTGTGGTAGCTCACGATTCTCAGAGGCATATCTAAAAACCTGTAGCGAAAACCCAGTTTATTTCTGAGAAGAGGGTAAGCACATCTGCGTCGTATCGATTCAACATGCGCTGTGAAAAATAAAGCGTTACCGGTGATGAAAGATTACTCCGGAACGCTTTGGGCAGCTCCTGACCGACATTTTTCTCAATAGCCCCTATGCATATATTGACAGGCTTCGCTCAACGTCGGCTAAGCGGCGAAGCTTTGCTGTTCTCTGCTGAAAATATCTGAAAATCAATGCCTATGGTGAAAGTTTACGTATTGGCTGCCGAGTGGAAGTTGTTGCCGGTCAACAGGCTAAAGCAGTTTGATTTAAATTAGTTTTTATGATTCAGGAGATTAGTAACCGGCTGTTGGCGCAGTTGGAAAGTGAATTGGAAAAAGTGGCTTTTGAGCACAGAGACGCCTTTGTCCGCTGGACGAGTGCGTTAAAGTTGATCCGTGATGCACTGGCAAAGCTGAAAGTGCATTTTAAGGATTGCGTCTTTAAGGATAAGGCAGAGGAAATCACTTTTTTTAAGTTTATCAAGCCCGCCTTTTATCACTGGAATATCTATTACTCGGAACTCTATGAGATCGAAGTGAACCTGCCCAAGGGCGATGCGGCTAAACAACTGGAGTTCCTGGAGCAGGAGTTGCAGTATGTCACCCGTTTCTTTAGGCAATATGCTTTTTTATACCAGTATTATAAGCTGAAGGCGGAGGAACTGGACAGCCTCTATTTTATCCGGGGCGCGCAGCCGCAACATATCCTTTTACCCAATATCCCTGACCTGGACCCGGAGTTTTCGACAAGTTGCGATTACCTGTTTTCGAAGTTTAAGGCTTTTGAGGCTTTGCGGGACTGGCTGGTGGAAAGGGTGCTGGATTTGCGCAGGAGCCCGGCTGCGCCTTTTGATCCGGGTGGGGAAGCTTCAGTTTTGCACTGGACGGGTGATACGATCAACCTGGCGGAGGTGGGGATCGGGATTTACCAGACGGTTCAGGTGAACAATGGTTCGGCGAGTATCGCAGATATTTTCAGGGCTTTGGAAGATACGTTTCATGTGAACCTGGGTATTCCTTCCAAACGGGTTTCGGAGTTGCGGCGGCGTAAGCGGCTGGACCGCACGCAATACCTGGGTGAGATGCGCGAGAGTATCGAGCGGAAGCTGGATAAGGAGAATGAGTATGACCCGTATAAGAGAGGCCAGGGGAAGGTTTAGGGATGGGGTTGTGTGGTGTGGCTGGTGATGGGTTGTGATGGTTTGATGATGCTTTTGTAAGGGTTTTGATGGGGGTGGTTTTATGGTTTTTTTAGAGGCTATTGATTATTTGAGGGATATCCCTGCTTGTCCCGGTTATAAGCCCGGCGGCTTTGAAATTTTGCTTTTGAAAATCCGGCGCAATGCCGTGCCGGATAAAAGCAAAATGTTATGGTTTTTAAAAATGTGAGCTGGCAGGCTTTTTTGGTGGCTGCCCTGGCGCTGGCAGGTGTCTGGTACCTGTTGGTGCTCCCGCTGCTGTACCGCCGGCAGTTGAAGGATTGGCTGGGCAGCCGGAAGGGTAAGCCAGATTTGAGGCCGGTATGCCGGGATTGGGATGAGGAGATGTTTGAGGAACCGCTGGCGGAAGCGGAAGATGGGCTGATCGGTCAGTCCAGGTTGCCGGCAGGCCTGTCCCGCGTGGGGATGAATATGTTCGGCTTTGCTGATCCTCTGGAGGCTTCGGACGGGTTGCGCGAGCTGCAGCAGGGCCTGGTGCCGGATGTGATCGAGGAGCTGAAAAGCATTTTTCATATCCTGGAAAAGGAACAGGGCGGTAAGGATGATTTCATCGCGCTGTTCGCCCTGGTGAAAAGCAAGTATGCGGCGATCCGGGATACGCCCAGCCAGCGGGCGCTGAATGATTAC includes:
- a CDS encoding GNAT family N-acetyltransferase, yielding MIAATKSDRNDIVSMLTEAFADNKSVNYIIADPGDRKQIKALMGYSFDVCEMFGKVFITEDRRGCALLLYPQEKRPTLRGFWLDIKLIFQAVGILNIGKALNRESAIKRLQPGGAMVYLWFIGVSPESQHHGVGSKLMQEIIQMADDQNLPVLLETSVPENIGWYSRFGFKTYAELDLSYTLYFLRR
- a CDS encoding helix-turn-helix transcriptional regulator; translated protein: MLVFGTQMHLITFVFVVLEFCMFIFQLARFFYRPQDKHRDYYLLLLLLLLFYNITGGLFPDTSLSWPLSIQLIIAYGSGFLMASFFPLFFYKVMDLPALRWHAYYGVPLFLMLPYLIFFVIDYAINRDIDADLKYGLIAPFIYAMVLLYVMFKSIRAKYLLKRNEKEYFEEIAMYLAVSPWAALTLFGVVEASQVTEVFCTNTGIVFITFIFLAQSVTKARHEQLAEVVSGKEVFLPDFDARSRQFKLTKREIEIALLFRKGLTYNEIADILFISVKTVGNHVQNIYDKTGVNNKVALIHKLFE
- a CDS encoding RteC domain-containing protein, encoding MIQEISNRLLAQLESELEKVAFEHRDAFVRWTSALKLIRDALAKLKVHFKDCVFKDKAEEITFFKFIKPAFYHWNIYYSELYEIEVNLPKGDAAKQLEFLEQELQYVTRFFRQYAFLYQYYKLKAEELDSLYFIRGAQPQHILLPNIPDLDPEFSTSCDYLFSKFKAFEALRDWLVERVLDLRRSPAAPFDPGGEASVLHWTGDTINLAEVGIGIYQTVQVNNGSASIADIFRALEDTFHVNLGIPSKRVSELRRRKRLDRTQYLGEMRESIERKLDKENEYDPYKRGQGKV